A DNA window from Helianthus annuus cultivar XRQ/B chromosome 15, HanXRQr2.0-SUNRISE, whole genome shotgun sequence contains the following coding sequences:
- the LOC110914375 gene encoding zinc finger BED domain-containing protein RICESLEEPER 2-like: MRMKDYFDPLPVAPNGDKKAKCSACGQVYVTNASSGTSNLRRQIPKCFDIDGPGPAKKQRRAPLDQAMYREMLAISIIKHNYPFRYVEHEETRKLHKFLHGDVKFITRNTAKADALKIYEREKMIIKDKLEKVTGRICLTSDLWSSITTDGFMALTAHYVDENWNLRKKVLNFRVIPPPHSGSILAEHLINFLADCGIEKNFFTITLDNAKYNDILVDRLKGHLRLNNALVCDGDFTHVRCSAHVLNLIVQAGLKAIEGAIEKVRELVKYVRASAARKYKFAECIQILSLQCGKHVRQDIVTRWNSTYLMLDCALAYRRAYTRLALVDSVFKTSLSEEEWARVEIITRLLKPFYEITTLFSGSSYPTSNLYFHHVWRIQLYIEEEMCNADQVISDMAKDMKEKFDKYWKNYSMILSFTVILDPQYKVKLVEYCFSKLNMTFEEREMKLKCIVDGMHKLYDTEYNIQSKTMHDSLIHESSNVGGNTLDEMDGFDTFQSQFKVADNEKSQLTLYLEEQNIDRKVELDVLQYWKENQVRYPKLAIMARDTLSIPITTVASESSFSIRGRVLSKYRTSLLSSNVEALICTRDWLFDLKDENENEMDEDLVEDIEAMIPTFGNF, encoded by the exons ATGAGGATGAAG GactattttgacccattaccGGTTGCACCCAATGGGGACAAAAAAGCAAAATGTAGTGCTTGCGGACAGGTGTATGTTACGAATGCAAGCTCGGGAACATCTAACTTAAGACGACAAATCCCTAAGTGTTTTGATATTGATGGGCCTGGTCCGGCGAAAAAACAAAGACGCGCCCCTTTAGATCAAGCGATGTACAGGGAGATGTTGGCGATTTCAATTATCAAACATAACTACCCTTTCAGATATGTTGAACATGAGGAAACAAGAAAGTTGCACAAATTTCTACATGGTGATGTGAAATTCATAACAAGAAATACTGCAAAGGCGGATGCCTTAAAAATATACGAGCGAGAGAAGATGATTATTAAAGACAAGTTAGAAAAGGTAACCGGTAGGATATGTTTGACTTCTGATTTATGGAGTTCGATCACGACAGATGGATTTATGGCATTAACAGCTCATTATGTTGATGAGAACTGGAATCTAAGGAAAAAAGTGCTAAACTTTAGAGTTATACCCCCTCCACACAGTGGTTCCATTTTAGCAGAGCACTTGATCAATTTTTTAGCAGATTGCGGCATCGAGAAAAATTTTTTTACCATCACACTAGACAATGCAAAATACAATGACATATTAGTAGATCGTTTGAAAGGTCATTTGCGTTTGAATAACGCATTAGTGTGTGATGGAGATTTTACTCATGTGCGTTGTTCAGCGCACGTGCTAAATCTTATCGTTCAAGCCGGATTGAAAGCAATTGAAGGGGCCATTGAAAAGGTTCGAGAGTTGGTGAAATATGTGAGAGCAAGTGCTGCTAGGAAGTATAAGTTTGCGGAATGCATACAAATACTTTCACTACAATGTGGGAAGCATGTTCGTCAAGATATTGTAACGAGATGGAACTCTACATATCTTATGCTTGATTGTGCATTAGCTTATCGACGGGCTTATACTCGGTTAGCCTTAGTTGATTCAGTTTTTAAAACTTCTCTGTCAGAAGAGGAATGGGCAAGGGTGGAAATAATCACACGACTTTTGAAACCTTTTTATGAAATCACTACTTTGTTTTCTGGAAGCTCCTATCCTACCTCGAACTTATATTTTCATCACGTGTGGAGAATTCAGTTGTATATTGAAGAGGAGATGTGCAATGCAGATCAAGTTATTAGTGACATGGCTAAAGACATGAAAGAAAAGTTTGATAAATATTGGAAAAATTATTCCATGATTTTGTCTTTTACGGTTATTCTAGATCCTCAGTACAAGGTTAAGCttgttgaatattgtttttcaaagCTTAACATGACATTTGAAGAGCGTGAAATGAAATTGAAGTGTATTGTGGATGGTATGCATAAGCTATATGATACGGAGTATAATATTCAATCGAAGACAATGCATGATTCTTTAATACACGAGAGTTCAAATGTTGGTGGCAATACACTCGATGAGATGGATGGGTTCGATACATTTCAAAGCCAATTCAAAGTTGCTGATAATGAAAAGTCACAGTTGACATTGTATTTGGAGGAACAAAACATTGATAGAAAAGTAGAACTTGATGTTTTACAATATTGGAAGGAAAATCAAGTAAGGTATCCAAAACTGGCTATAATGGCTCGCGATACATTGAGCATCCCGATTACTACTGTTGCTTCCGAATCATCTTTCAGTATCAGAGGTCGGGTGTTAAGTAAGTATCGAACTTCATTGCTATCATCAAATGTTGAAGCATTGATATGCACACGTGATTGGTTATTTGATTTAAAAG ATGAAAACGAGAACGAAATGGATGAAGATCTTGTTGAAGACATTGAAGCAATGATTCCAACTTTTGGCAACTTTTAG
- the LOC110912703 gene encoding cationic amino acid transporter 8, vacuolar has translation MKIPIQGPTESDINNLLTPLTNPSSSTTGMDDHQHSKSYWRFSKQDFYPEPSFQNLTAYRSAFSQTIHRLRDRCFGRSSDVTELVELKKQSENDMHKCLTWIDLIWLGFGSVVGSGIFTVTGLEARDNAGPSIVLSYALSGLSALFSVFCYTEFAVEIPIAGGSFSFLRIELGDFVAFIAAGNILLEAVAGAAGLARSFSSYFASMFSSNPDILRIKVDSFAEGFNLLDPIAVVILFMANMVAMRGTKLTSFSNMILSMITSLIIVFIIIVGFMHSKTSNLQPFFPYGPGGMFKAAAVVYWSYTGFDMVANMAEETRKPAKDIPLGLVGSMSTVGVVYCLMALALTMMVKFTEIDRDAPYSVAFEKIGMKWAKYVVSLCALKGMLTSMLIGSMGQARYTTQIARAHMIPPWFALVHPKTGTPIYATLLVTTISCIVALFSSLDVLSSVLSFSTLFIFMLMAVALLVRRYYVKDRTSMHDMAKFMVCLAVVIGSSIGITALWGANVKGWIGYTVGGGFWLAGTFGMMLVQQQRVPKVWGVPLVPWLPALSILMNVFLIGSLGAIAFKRFFICSGVMLVYYVLVGVHATYDVAHQESIEPNLEKGKTASG, from the exons ATGAAAATCCCGATCCAAGGGCCAACGGAGTCCGATATCAACAACCTCCTCACCCCTCTAACAAACCCTAGCTCCTCAACCACCGGCATGGACGATCATCAACATTCAAAATCCTATTGGCGATTCAGCAAACAAGACTTCTACCCAGAACCCTCCTTCCAAAACCTAACTGCTTACAGATCCGCATTCTCCCAAACCATCCACCGCCTCCGTGACCGGTGTTTCGGCCGGTCTAGTGACGTCACGGAGCTGGTTGAACTGAAAAAGCAGAGTGAGAATGACATGCACAAGTGTCTGACGTGGATTGATCTTATTTGGCTTGGTTTCGGTTCGGTCGTTGGTTCGGGTATATTTACGGTTACGGGGCTTGAAGCGAGGGATAATGCTGGACCGTCGATTGTGTTGTCGTATGCGTTGTCTGGATTGTCGGCTCTGTTTTCTGTGTTTTGTTATACGGAGTTTGCTGTTGAGATTCCGATTGCTGGTGGCTCCTTCTCCTTTTTGAGGATTGAGTTAGGTGATTTCGTTGCTTTTATTGCTGCTG GTAACATTCTATTGGAAGCTGTTGCTGGTGCAGCCGGTCTGGCTCGATCGTTCTCATCGTACTTCGCGAGTATGTTTAGTTCTAATCCTGATATTCTTCGTATAAAAGTTGATTCGTTTGCAGAAGGTTTCAATCTGTTAGACCCTATAGCTGTGGTAATCTTGTTCATGGCCAACATGGTAGCAATGAGAGGAACCAAATTGACATCATTCTCCAACATGATACTGTCAATGATAACTTCTTTGATCATAGTTTTCATAATCATTGTCGGGTTTATGCACTCTAAAACCTCGAATTTGCAACCTTTTTTCCCGTACGGGCCGGGAGGAATGTTTAAAGCTGCAGCTGTCGTTTACTGGTCGTATACCGGTTTCGATATGGTTGCTAATATGGCGGAAGAAACTCGAAAACCAGCGAAGGATATACCGTTAGGTCTAGTTGGTTCGATGTCTACAGTCGGTGTGGTTTACTGTCTAATGGCATTAGCTCTTACAATGATGGTAAAATTCACTGAGATAGATCGAGATGCTCCTTATTCGGTTGCATTTGAGAAAATCGGAATGAAATGGGCTAAATACGTTGTTAGTTTATGTGCTCTAAAGGGGATGCTTACAAGTATGTTAATTGGATCAATGGGTCAAGCCCGATACACCACTCAAATAGCCCGAGCCCATATGATCCCACCGTGGTTCGCATTGGTCCACCCGAAAACTGGAACCCCTATTTACGCGACCCTATTAGTTACAACAATTAGCTGCATTGTTGCTTTATTCTCGAGCCTTGATGTTTTGTCAAGTGTGTTATCGTTTAGTACCCTCTTCATATTCATGCTCATGGCTGTTGCGTTGCTTGTTAGGCGTTATTATGTGAAGGACAGAACATCTATGCATGATATGGCTAAGTTTATGGTTTGTTTAGCTGTTGTAATTGGTTCGTCTATTGGAATAACCGCACTTTGGGGCGCAAACGTGAAAGGGTGGATCGGGTATACAGTGGGTGGTGGGTTTTGGCTCGCGGGTACTTTTGGAATGATGTTGGTTCAACAGCAAAGGGTTCCAAAGGTTTGGGGGGTTCCGTTGGTTCCATGGTTACCTGCTTTGTCGATTCTGATGAATGTGTTTTTGATCGGGTCGTTGGGTGCTATCGCATTTAAGAGGTTCTTTATTTGCAGCGGTGTGATGTTGGTTTACTATGTTCTTGTCGGGGTTCATGCGACTTACGATGTGGCTCATCAAGAATCTATAGAACCCAATCTCGAGAAAGGAAAAACGGCTTCCGGTTGA